Proteins encoded in a region of the Arvicanthis niloticus isolate mArvNil1 chromosome 16, mArvNil1.pat.X, whole genome shotgun sequence genome:
- the Chrna6 gene encoding neuronal acetylcholine receptor subunit alpha-6 isoform X1, with protein sequence MLNGWDQGCLHWGLCLWISGFLAFFKGSTGCASEEQLFHTLFAHYNRFIRPVENVSDPVTVHFELAITQLANVDEVNQIMETNLWLRHIWKDYRLRWDPTEYDGIETLRVPADNIWKPDIVLYNNAVGDFQVEGKTKALLKYDGEITWTPPAIFKSSCPMDITFFPFDHQNCSLKFGSWTYDKAEIDLLIIGSKVDMNDFWENSEWEIVDASGYKHDIKYNCCEEIYTDITYSFYIRRLPMFYTINLIIPCLFISFLTVLVFYLPSDCGEKVTLCISVLLSLTVFLLVITETIPSTSLVIPLVGEYLLFTMIFVTLSIVVTVFVLNIHYRTPATHTMPKWVKTVFLQVFPSILMMRRPLDKTKEAGGVKDPKSHTKRPAKVKFTHRGEPKLLKECRHCQKSSDIVPGKRRLSQQPSQWVAENSEHLPDVEDVIDSVQFIAENMKSQNETKEVEDDWQYMAMVVDRVFLWVFIIVCVFGTVGLFLQPLLGNTGKS encoded by the exons ATGCTGAACGGCTGGGACCAGGGATGCCTTCACTGGGGTTTGTGTCTGTGGATATCTGgattcttggctttctttaaag GCAGTACAGGCTGTGCGTCTGAAGAACAGCTCTTCCACACACTGTTTGCTCACTACAACCGCTTCATCCGGCCAGTGGAGAATGTTTCCGATCCCGTCACGGTGCATTTCGAATTGGCAATCACGCAGCTGGCCAATGTG GATGAAGTCAACCAGATTATGGAGACCAATCTGTGGCTGCGTCAC ATCTGGAAGGACTACAGATTGCGCTGGGATCCAACAGAGTATGACGGCATCGAGACGCTTCGCGTCCCAGCAGACAACATCTGGAAGCCAGACATTGTTCTGTATAACAA TGCTGTTGGCGACTTCCAGGTCGAAGGCAAGACCAAAGCTCTTCTCAAGTACGATGGTGAGATAACCTGGACCCCGCCAGCCATCTTTAAGAGTTCTTGTCCGATGGACATCACCTTCTTCCCGTTTGATCATCAAAACTGCTCCCTGAAGTTTGGCTCCTGGACTTACGACAAGGCTGAAATCGACCTTCTCATCATTGGCTCTAAAGTGGACATGAACGATTTTTGGGAAAACAGTGAATGGGAAATTGTCGACGCCTCTGGCTACAAGCACGACATTAAGTACAACTGCTGCGAAGAGATTTACACAGATATAACCTACTCCTTCTACATCAGGAGGTTGCCCATGTTTTACACCATCAACCTCATCATCCCATGcctcttcatctcctttctcACCGTGCTGGTCTTTTACCTTCCTTCTGACTGTGGCGAGAAAGTGACTCTTTGCATCTCGGTTCTGCTTTCTCTGACTGTCTTTTTGCTGGTGATTACAGAGACCATCCCATCCACGTCTCTCGTGATCCCACTGGTGGGTGAGTATCTACTGTTCACCATGATCTTTGTCACACTGTCCATTGTGGTGACTGTGTTTGTGCTGAACATACACTACAGGACCCCAGCAACGCATACCATGCCCAAGTGGGTGAAGACCGTCTTCCTTCAGGTCTTCCCTTCGATTCTGATGATGAGGAGACCTCTGGACAAAACGAAGGAGGCAGGTGGTGTTAAAGACCCCAAAAGCCATACCAAGAGGCCTGCCAAGGTCAAGTTTACTCATCGAGGAGAACCCAAACTTCTAAAGGAATGCCGCCACTGCCAAAAATCAAGTGACATAGTGCCTGGCAAGAGAAGGTTAAGCCAGCAGCCTTCACAGTGGGTGGCAGAGAATTCAGAGCACCTGCCCGATGTTGAAGATGTGATCGATAGTGTTCAATTCATAGCAGAAAACATGAAGAGCCAGAATGAAACAAAGGAG